ATGCTGAATCCGCCGTATATTTTTCAGTGTGTCCAAGTCACCAGCCAGCGCTGCCTTTTTCTCCTCTCTAAGCAGTATGTTAATGAAAGCAAGCATTGTCGTCAAATGGTCAGGGTTATCTGACTCGCAGTCGTATCCTGCGTTCTTGTAAAATTCGTTAACCATTGTAGGGTAAAGCCTACGTGTTGCAGGGTCCAGCTCTACCCGTATGGACCTTCCTAGGAGCTGGGGAATTTCGGAGGACGCCTCTTCTATAATCTTACTGGTGTTGAGCACGCATCCAAGCTCCCGAAGGCCCTCAAGAATCTGTGACGCGGAGGGGTCACCGTTTTCGAGGAGCTTAAATAAAGAATAGAGGGTTTCGTAGAATGTTTGCCGTATTTCTATTGTTTGAATATCCATCGATGCTTCACCAGATTATCTGAGGTACCTCGATCTTCATCTTCTTACCTGTGGGTTTTAGTCTTGCCTTTGTGTCGTAATATGCTTGGGCTGCTCCTATCCAGCTCAGAAGAGGCCAGTCTCCGAGCGACGGGTCTCCCAGCAGTATCGGGTTGGGTGTGACTCCGTTAAACCGCCATTCATCGGGCTTGAGCCCTGTCATATAGTAGTCGTCTGGGCTCTTGGTGAAGAGCAGCTGTTTGACGAGCGGTGGAAGCTGTTTAACCGGGTTCACCGCTTCCTCTGGTATGCTGACCTCATCGGGTATTTCATCGAGTATTTTCTTGAGCGTCGGGTCTTTGAGGCCCTTGAGGTAGTTTGTCTTTTTGATAACCGTGTCTGACCACCTGCCTAGACCGTATGGAACCGCGATCACACCCTCCATGACCGTGGGCTCGACCACCGCAGCTGCCTCCAAAACGCCATACGGTGTCTCCACCTCGACGAACTCACTGTTTTTGACTCTAAACTTCTCGGCGTCCCGCGGGTTTATTATGACAAAGTTCTCTGGGAGGATTTGTCTAATCCAGTAGTAGAACTGGCTTCTATGTTTAGTCATAAGGGGCCCTGTCAGGAAAACAAGGTGCAGAGGATACTCTGTCGCAGGCCACAACTCACTTAACGGAGTTCCTAGCGGTGAAAGTCTTCCTTTTCCTTCGATGGGGGCATACGTGGCTGCAGGTATGTATTTGGGCCCGCCGTAGAACCTTTCACCGGTCACGCTGTTACGAGTCTTGGCTAGGGTCTCATTCCAGAGCCTAGCTACTCCGTCGCCGAATGGGCTTCGCTTTGTGAAGCCCTTCTCATTAAACGCGTCGTCATATTTTGTGAAGACGCCGCCCCTCGCTAACGCGTAGGTCACATACCTCCATTCGTCGGCTGGCAGTATGTCTTTGAACTTTGCTATTGGGTAGTTCTGCTCCACAAACCCGACCTCTGAAGACGGTATTTCCGCAGGTATTAGGCCGCGGTCTTTTGCATCCAAGGCGCCGTTACTGTATACTCTCATAATGTATTCCCAGAGGCAGTTGAGCGGGAACCACTGGCCATCGTACTTTTTCTTAGCAACTCCCGGTATGCCTTTCTCTCCATAGCCCGGGGCCTTAAGGGCTTTCGCGACATCTATCAGGAACTCCCACATGCTCGCCCATCTGTCGTGTCCGTTGGGGCATTTCCCTATGTATTCTGTCATTGGAAGAATTATAGGAGACCTCCAGCCTTCGTTCAAGAGCCCGCCGCCGCTTGTGGCGTATAGGTATTGGATTCCAAGGGTTCCTGTCTCGAGGTATGTTGTGTCGGGAACGATGTAGTCTGCGTACATGAAGGTCTCGTTTATCGTTGTGGTGATGGCTATGAATAGCGGTATCTTCTGGGTGTTTTTCAATACTTCGATGAATTTGATGCCGTAGTTGGCGGAGAGGACTGGGTTGGCGTAGTACATAATCAATGCTCCGATGCCGTATGGGTAGCCTTCAGCGATTGCGGCGAACAGCTCCGTGTAGCTCTCCTCAGGGGTTAAGGGGTACCAGGGCCTCTTTGCTGGGTATGGGTTCTCGCCCCGCTTCAGCTTAAGCAGGTACTCCAAGGTGTTTTCGTAGGCGTAGCCGTGTCGGTCTACGGGTGGGCCGAGTCGTGGCGGTTCACCGAAGCCGCTTGTCCCTGTGTTATACAAGTATCCGTTGTAGTTTGTGTGGGCGGCTCTCGCCATCAACCCACCCTTTCTGTTCAGGTTTCCCACGATTATGTCGAGCACTCTGAAGGCCCATACAGCGTATTCACCGTTTGGATGCATGCAAACACCTCTGTGTAAATATGTTGACGCCCGTGGTGCAGCTTCGGTGAAGTCATGGGCCATCTCTACGATGGTTTCAACTGGTACGCCGCATATCTCCGACCATTCCTCCAATGTTTTGCTGAACGCCTCCTCCTTGAGGATTGTGAAAGGTGTCTTGACAAGAACCTCTTCTCCCGAAGACAGTTGAACTCTTCCGCTGAATTCTATGTCAGCCTTCTCAACAGCGTCGTTGGGCATGAGAACGCCGTTGACGGAGACTACGGGTTGGGAGCCTTCTAAACCTATGTCAGACGCCTTGAGATGTTCTCCGAAACGTGGATGCCCGTTCTCAAATATCACGAGCCATGTAGCGTTGGTGTTGACTGGGTATCCTCTCAACGTCTTGGCAGCCTCCGAGTTGGTGATTGAGAGAAACTCTTTGTCGAAACGGTTGTTCTCGATCATCCATCTTATCATCGCCATGGCAAGTGCAGCGTCCTCACCGGGCTTCACAGGAACCCATTTGACCGAGCCGCGTGTACCCAACGTTCTCGGAGCTGTCGGGTTTACATAGTAGACCTTCACCTCTCCCTCCACTGCTCTCTCTATTAGAAGGCCTTGGCCCGTCGCTCCCGGATGCTGTCTACCCATGGTCGCCCCTGCCATTATGACAACCTTGGCGCCCATCACGTCTGCGTTAACATCCGTGTATCCTGACCAGAGCCTGTTTCCGGCGTAGTAGCCGAGCTGACACGCCGAGGTGTGGCGCAGCCAATTGACGCTGCCTAGGGCGTAAACCCATCGCTGGTAGAAGTAGTCTGCGTGCCCCTGTCCCCTGCCTCTGACGAAGACAATTTTGTTGGCTAGAAAGCCGAGGTCGGGGCGGTCGGGGTCTATCAGCACATCCTCGAGCCTGAGTCCATACTCGCCAAGTTTTGTGGTCCATTTTTCTTTAAACCCTTCTATGGCTGCTGTCAGCTCTTCAATACCTACATTCTTGTCCTTGGCCTTTGCAACCAAGCTGTCAACATCTTTCTTAATTTCTGCAAGCAGCGTGTTCGGATTCTCTACGCCAGTTTCCTTGAGCCTGCCGTAGACAAAGAAGTTCTTGAGGCCGGGCAGCCTTTCACCAGTTTCATCTATCACGCCGCCCTCCACAACCTCCTTCACTAACTGCTCCCATGAAATCGTCTTCCATTTTCCGCTGCCTCGGGGCCCGGCTCTTTTCAGCGGTTTGAGAACTCTGTAGGGGTCGTATACGTAGTGGATGCCGTCCTGCCCCCTCGCACACAGTGTACCATGCCACATGGCCATCGCCTCCTCGACGGGTGTTTGGTAGTCCAGCTGAGTGTATCTCTTGACCTGCCTGTCGTAGGAGACGGCTCTGTTGTATGGATGGTATGGATTGCCCTCAATCCTCTCTATCACATCAACTCCGTCTCTGTTCACTATGCGGACTCTTATCCCGCATCTTACGTTGCATCCAAGGCATACAGAGTTTACGTAGCGGACATTAGACCCTCTCTGAGGGTCGGATGGATAGATCTCACGCTTCGGCCGGAAAATCTGCTCAATAGTCGGGCTGTATCCTGCGAGGAAGGCGCCGAGCGAGGCAACTGCGACTATTCCTCTTATCGCATCTCTTCTGCTACTCATGCACCTCCACCCCCGTCGCGTATTTACTGTCCCATGGGAAAATCCATGAGAGCACTGTGAAGACGAATATCGCCATGGCGAAAATCGAGAGAGACGCTATCAGCCCCTCTTTGCCAAGCAGCGGCATCTCATACCACAAAAGTCCCTCCTCGGTCCGTGAAATTATCTGTCCGCCGATAACCATGTTCCATCGATAGGCTAGGACACCGATTAATGCGAGCAGTGATGAAAACAGTACGACAGACATGCGTCGTCTCAGTGATGGTATGAGGAGCAATACTAGCGGTATTCCGGCGCCTATCACGAACTCTATGACACCCGTTGAGACCATTAGATCAAATTTTAGGGCCTCTAGATATGGCCAGCTCGCTGTTCTGTGGTATGCTCTGTAAAGCTCGTCAGCTCCTTTAAGCGCTAGGTCAACAAGCAGAGTCCACGCAAGAAGCCCCGCCAAACCGTAGACAACGCCTTTGTCAAGCCTCCCTGCATGCGACGCGAAGGCATAGTAGACAATTATCAGCAAGGCTATGCCTGAGACTATTGCTGAAACGAGAAAGTCGACTGCCATGAAAGGTGTCGCCCAGAGAACCCTTGATTTCATGCTGCCGAAGAGGAACCCGACGTATGCATGAAACAGTGCTGCGAGAGGTATTCCTACAAAGGCGAGAACCGTCACAACCTTCTTATCACGTTTAAGCATGGTGTCCGAAACCTCTCGCGCGCCGAGGGCCAGTATTCTCCATAATGTTTTCAGCTTTCCTCCTCTGTTGGCTTTCTCTACTAGGTCCGCTCTCCAGAGGAAAATTATTTCAACAACCATCAAAATTATGTAGCCTACAAGCAGGTATCCGAAAACAGCCATCGGCGATATGTTAGGTGTTGAAGGGGTTGCGACGAGGTGGGGTCTCGTGAATATCTCATACGCTCTATCGGGTTGTTTCAAATCTGCAATGAGTGGGAGAG
The sequence above is drawn from the Candidatus Caldarchaeum subterraneum genome and encodes:
- a CDS encoding molybdopterin oxidoreductase, membrane subunit → MVMEQFIYPNELAQPAIWGVLITIYPYITGLVAGSFIISSLAYAFGNTRYKKAGGIAVLLAFTFLLIAPLPLIADLKQPDRAYEIFTRPHLVATPSTPNISPMAVFGYLLVGYIILMVVEIIFLWRADLVEKANRGGKLKTLWRILALGAREVSDTMLKRDKKVVTVLAFVGIPLAALFHAYVGFLFGSMKSRVLWATPFMAVDFLVSAIVSGIALLIIVYYAFASHAGRLDKGVVYGLAGLLAWTLLVDLALKGADELYRAYHRTASWPYLEALKFDLMVSTGVIEFVIGAGIPLVLLLIPSLRRRMSVVLFSSLLALIGVLAYRWNMVIGGQIISRTEEGLLWYEMPLLGKEGLIASLSIFAMAIFVFTVLSWIFPWDSKYATGVEVHE
- a CDS encoding molybdopterin oxidoreductase, molybdopterin binding subunit; this translates as MSSRRDAIRGIVAVASLGAFLAGYSPTIEQIFRPKREIYPSDPQRGSNVRYVNSVCLGCNVRCGIRVRIVNRDGVDVIERIEGNPYHPYNRAVSYDRQVKRYTQLDYQTPVEEAMAMWHGTLCARGQDGIHYVYDPYRVLKPLKRAGPRGSGKWKTISWEQLVKEVVEGGVIDETGERLPGLKNFFVYGRLKETGVENPNTLLAEIKKDVDSLVAKAKDKNVGIEELTAAIEGFKEKWTTKLGEYGLRLEDVLIDPDRPDLGFLANKIVFVRGRGQGHADYFYQRWVYALGSVNWLRHTSACQLGYYAGNRLWSGYTDVNADVMGAKVVIMAGATMGRQHPGATGQGLLIERAVEGEVKVYYVNPTAPRTLGTRGSVKWVPVKPGEDAALAMAMIRWMIENNRFDKEFLSITNSEAAKTLRGYPVNTNATWLVIFENGHPRFGEHLKASDIGLEGSQPVVSVNGVLMPNDAVEKADIEFSGRVQLSSGEEVLVKTPFTILKEEAFSKTLEEWSEICGVPVETIVEMAHDFTEAAPRASTYLHRGVCMHPNGEYAVWAFRVLDIIVGNLNRKGGLMARAAHTNYNGYLYNTGTSGFGEPPRLGPPVDRHGYAYENTLEYLLKLKRGENPYPAKRPWYPLTPEESYTELFAAIAEGYPYGIGALIMYYANPVLSANYGIKFIEVLKNTQKIPLFIAITTTINETFMYADYIVPDTTYLETGTLGIQYLYATSGGGLLNEGWRSPIILPMTEYIGKCPNGHDRWASMWEFLIDVAKALKAPGYGEKGIPGVAKKKYDGQWFPLNCLWEYIMRVYSNGALDAKDRGLIPAEIPSSEVGFVEQNYPIAKFKDILPADEWRYVTYALARGGVFTKYDDAFNEKGFTKRSPFGDGVARLWNETLAKTRNSVTGERFYGGPKYIPAATYAPIEGKGRLSPLGTPLSELWPATEYPLHLVFLTGPLMTKHRSQFYYWIRQILPENFVIINPRDAEKFRVKNSEFVEVETPYGVLEAAAVVEPTVMEGVIAVPYGLGRWSDTVIKKTNYLKGLKDPTLKKILDEIPDEVSIPEEAVNPVKQLPPLVKQLLFTKSPDDYYMTGLKPDEWRFNGVTPNPILLGDPSLGDWPLLSWIGAAQAYYDTKARLKPTGKKMKIEVPQIIW